A genomic stretch from Patescibacteria group bacterium includes:
- the pyk gene encoding pyruvate kinase, whose product MSRTKIVCTIGPSSAKPAILRSMMKGGMAVARLNLSHGTHASHRAYLAMIREAAREVGLPVAALADLQGPKIRLGVLPEAGVELKAKSRVRFSTAVDAYRAGGPLPVTYKGLHKDVKAGARLLIDDGLIEVKVTGVSGRVLTASVVNGGRVTSHKGMNFPDSTLRVSPITDKDKEDLAFAVKAGVEFVALSFVTDPKDVRTLRSLIAKALPKGKTPPRIVVKIEKHEAVRRFAEILAETDAVMVARGDLGVEIPAAEVPVRQKEIIEACRAAGKPVIVATQMLDSMIRNPRPTRAEASDVANAVCDHADAVMLSGESATGKYPREAVAAMQAIATEAEASRFDDVRHEDQPGTDFDPPLTHALADAAVGRRIDAVLSSVELFRDAERLLGARAQVPLHLAVPSDALARQANLRWGVRPFVLKAGSGKTFAARALKALKAAKRIRKGDRVALVSGGVHGAGYDLVKVT is encoded by the coding sequence ATGTCCCGCACCAAGATCGTCTGCACCATCGGGCCCTCGAGCGCCAAGCCCGCCATCCTCCGCTCCATGATGAAGGGCGGCATGGCCGTGGCCCGCCTCAACCTGTCGCATGGCACGCACGCGAGCCATCGCGCCTATCTCGCGATGATCCGGGAAGCGGCGCGCGAGGTCGGCCTGCCCGTCGCGGCGCTTGCCGACCTGCAAGGGCCCAAGATCCGCCTGGGCGTGCTCCCCGAGGCCGGAGTGGAGCTCAAGGCGAAGAGCCGCGTCCGGTTTTCCACGGCCGTCGACGCGTACCGCGCCGGCGGCCCGCTCCCGGTCACGTACAAGGGGTTGCATAAGGACGTGAAGGCCGGCGCGCGCCTGCTCATCGACGACGGGCTCATCGAGGTGAAGGTCACGGGCGTCTCCGGGCGCGTCCTCACCGCCTCCGTGGTGAACGGCGGGAGGGTCACCTCGCACAAGGGGATGAATTTCCCGGATTCCACCCTGCGCGTGTCGCCAATCACGGACAAGGACAAGGAAGACCTCGCTTTCGCCGTGAAGGCCGGCGTGGAATTCGTCGCCCTCTCGTTCGTCACCGACCCGAAGGACGTGCGGACGCTGCGTTCCCTTATCGCGAAAGCGCTCCCGAAAGGGAAAACGCCCCCCCGCATCGTGGTGAAGATCGAAAAACACGAGGCCGTGCGCCGATTCGCGGAGATCCTCGCGGAAACGGACGCGGTGATGGTGGCGCGCGGCGACCTCGGGGTGGAAATTCCCGCCGCCGAAGTGCCGGTCCGCCAAAAGGAGATCATCGAGGCCTGCCGCGCGGCAGGCAAGCCGGTCATCGTCGCCACCCAGATGCTCGACAGCATGATCCGCAACCCGCGGCCCACCCGCGCCGAGGCGAGCGACGTGGCGAACGCCGTATGCGACCATGCCGATGCCGTGATGCTTTCCGGCGAGTCGGCCACGGGCAAGTATCCGCGTGAGGCGGTCGCGGCCATGCAGGCGATCGCCACGGAGGCGGAAGCCTCGCGGTTCGACGACGTGCGCCACGAGGACCAGCCCGGCACCGATTTCGACCCCCCGCTCACGCATGCGCTCGCCGACGCCGCCGTCGGCCGTCGCATCGACGCCGTGCTTTCGAGCGTGGAACTCTTCCGGGACGCCGAACGGCTCTTGGGCGCGCGGGCGCAGGTCCCGCTCCATCTGGCGGTCCCCAGCGACGCGCTCGCCAGGCAGGCGAATCTCCGGTGGGGCGTGCGCCCGTTCGTCCTGAAGGCGGGCTCGGGGAAGACCTTCGCCGCGCGCGCGCTCAAGGCGCTGAAGGCGGCCAAGCGCATCAGGAAAGGGGATCGCGTCGCCCTGGTATCGGGCGGCGTCCACGGGGCGGGATACGACCTCGTGAAGGTGACGTGA
- the ftsZ gene encoding cell division protein FtsZ: MAEVKPDIETFARIKVAGIGGGGSAAVTRMISEKIKGVDFIAINTDVQALNQNLASNRIAIGKTLTRGLGAGMNPEVGMRAAEENAAEIRAAIEGADMVFLTCGLGGGTGTGAIPEVAKICKELGALTVAVVTKPFSFEGAQRRRIAEEGFDRLIQHVDAIITIPNDRVLQIIDKKTSLIEAFAVVDDVLRQGVQGIAELITIPGLINVDFADVKAIMERSGSALMGIGRSTGENRAAEAAKQAIASPLLELSIDGAKGILFTITGGKDLGMHEVAEAAKIITGAADEDAKVIFGANIDDGLKEEIRITVVATGFDSRDRRLTAPGAVEVASQGTWTPSTFLRPREEDRLTGKPRVNAFSPPPKPAMPAPLPPAEESRPEPRPPSKPAPKPFIPPPPQMPKPVAEEDDMEIPAFIRKKMM, translated from the coding sequence CCGCGGTCACGCGCATGATCAGCGAGAAGATCAAGGGGGTGGATTTCATCGCGATCAACACCGACGTGCAGGCGCTCAACCAGAACCTGGCATCGAACCGCATCGCGATCGGCAAGACGCTCACGCGCGGCCTGGGCGCCGGCATGAACCCGGAGGTCGGCATGCGCGCGGCCGAAGAGAACGCGGCCGAGATCCGCGCGGCCATCGAGGGCGCCGACATGGTGTTCCTCACCTGCGGGCTGGGCGGCGGGACCGGCACGGGCGCCATCCCGGAGGTCGCGAAGATCTGCAAGGAGCTCGGCGCGCTCACCGTGGCCGTGGTCACCAAGCCGTTCTCCTTCGAGGGGGCGCAGCGCCGACGCATCGCCGAGGAGGGGTTCGACCGGCTCATCCAGCACGTGGACGCCATCATCACCATCCCCAACGACCGGGTGCTCCAGATCATCGACAAGAAGACCTCGCTCATCGAGGCGTTCGCCGTGGTCGACGACGTGCTGCGCCAGGGCGTGCAGGGGATCGCCGAGCTCATCACCATTCCCGGCCTCATCAACGTGGACTTCGCCGACGTGAAGGCCATCATGGAGCGTTCCGGCTCGGCGCTCATGGGCATCGGGCGCTCCACGGGCGAGAACCGCGCCGCGGAAGCGGCCAAGCAGGCGATCGCGAGCCCGCTTTTGGAACTGTCCATCGACGGGGCCAAGGGGATCCTGTTCACCATCACCGGAGGCAAGGACCTGGGCATGCACGAGGTGGCCGAGGCCGCGAAGATCATCACCGGCGCGGCCGACGAGGACGCCAAGGTCATCTTCGGCGCCAACATCGACGACGGGCTCAAGGAGGAGATCCGCATCACCGTGGTCGCCACCGGCTTCGACAGCCGCGACCGCCGGCTCACGGCGCCCGGCGCCGTCGAGGTCGCCTCTCAAGGCACCTGGACGCCCAGCACCTTCCTGCGCCCGCGCGAGGAGGACCGCCTTACGGGCAAGCCCCGCGTGAACGCGTTTAGCCCGCCTCCGAAGCCGGCCATGCCCGCCCCGCTGCCGCCCGCGGAAGAGTCGCGCCCGGAGCCTCGGCCTCCCTCGAAGCCGGCCCCCAAGCCCTTCATCCCCCCGCCGCCCCAGATGCCCAAACCCGTGGCGGAAGAGGACGACATGGAGATCCCGGCGTTCATCAGGAAGAAGATGATGTAG